The following are encoded together in the Streptomyces sp. NBC_00358 genome:
- the tuf gene encoding elongation factor Tu: protein MAKAKFERTKPHVNIGTIGHIDHGKTTLTAAITKVLHDAYPDLNEASAFDQIDKAPEERQRGITISIAHVEYQTEGRHYAHVDCPGHADYIKNMITGAAQMDGAILVVAATDGPMPQTKEHVLLARQVGVPYIVVALNKADMVDDEEILELVELEVRELLSEYEFPGDDLPVVKVSALKALEGDKEWGQTVLDLMAAVDEAIPTPPRDTEKPFLMPVEDVFTITGRGTVVTGRIERGVLKVNETVDIIGIKQDKTTTTVTGIEMFRKLLDEGQAGENVGLLLRGIKREDVERGQVIIKPGSVTPHTEFEAQAYILSKDEGGRHTPFFNNYRPQFYFRTTDVTGVVTLPEGTEMVMPGDNTEMTVTLIQPVAMEEGLKFAIREGGRTVGAGQVIKINK from the coding sequence GTGGCGAAGGCAAAGTTCGAGCGGACTAAGCCGCACGTCAACATCGGCACCATCGGTCACATCGACCACGGTAAGACGACCCTCACGGCCGCCATTACCAAGGTGCTGCACGACGCGTACCCGGACCTGAACGAGGCCTCGGCCTTCGACCAGATCGACAAGGCTCCCGAAGAGCGCCAGCGCGGTATCACGATCTCGATCGCGCACGTCGAGTACCAGACGGAGGGCCGTCACTACGCCCACGTCGACTGCCCCGGTCACGCGGACTACATCAAGAACATGATCACGGGTGCGGCGCAGATGGACGGCGCCATCCTCGTCGTCGCCGCGACCGACGGCCCGATGCCGCAGACCAAGGAGCACGTGCTCCTGGCCCGCCAGGTCGGCGTTCCGTACATCGTCGTCGCCCTGAACAAGGCCGACATGGTGGACGACGAGGAGATCCTGGAGCTCGTCGAGCTCGAGGTCCGTGAGCTCCTCTCCGAGTACGAGTTCCCGGGCGACGACCTTCCGGTCGTCAAGGTCTCGGCGCTCAAGGCGCTCGAGGGCGACAAGGAGTGGGGCCAGACCGTTCTGGACCTCATGGCCGCCGTCGACGAGGCGATCCCGACCCCGCCGCGTGACACCGAGAAGCCGTTCCTCATGCCCGTCGAGGACGTCTTCACGATCACCGGTCGCGGTACGGTCGTCACCGGCCGTATCGAGCGTGGTGTCCTGAAGGTCAACGAGACCGTTGACATCATCGGCATCAAGCAGGACAAGACCACCACCACGGTCACCGGCATCGAGATGTTCCGCAAGCTGCTCGACGAGGGCCAGGCCGGTGAGAACGTCGGTCTGCTCCTCCGTGGCATCAAGCGCGAGGACGTCGAGCGCGGCCAGGTCATCATCAAGCCCGGTTCGGTCACGCCGCACACCGAGTTCGAGGCCCAGGCCTACATCCTGTCCAAGGACGAGGGTGGCCGCCACACGCCGTTCTTCAACAACTACCGTCCGCAGTTCTACTTCCGTACGACTGACGTGACCGGTGTTGTGACCCTCCCCGAGGGCACGGAGATGGTCATGCCGGGCGACAACACTGAGATGACCGTTACGCTCATCCAGCCCGTCGCCATGGAAGAGGGCCTGAAGTTCGCCATCCGTGAGGGTGGCCGGACCGTGGGCGCCGGCCAGGTCATCAAGATCAACAAGTAA
- a CDS encoding SUKH-3 domain-containing protein, whose product MGSLPPVRHAGVSPEISSRWSAETDRVLRRAGWFPGRSVPTDAWGRSLGERGGFEMHEGARRFLAEFGGLESDERGPGRTMARMGFRFDPTVAEWDAEVFDVLSEEAGVDLYPIGESDRRNSYLGVAPNGAVYIGMDTVTLLAETADRALEKLVEGIR is encoded by the coding sequence ATGGGCAGCCTTCCTCCCGTACGCCACGCAGGCGTGAGTCCGGAGATCAGCTCGCGGTGGTCTGCGGAGACGGATCGCGTTTTGCGGAGGGCTGGCTGGTTTCCGGGCCGCTCGGTGCCCACCGACGCGTGGGGCCGCAGTCTCGGCGAGCGCGGGGGCTTCGAGATGCACGAGGGTGCTCGGAGGTTTCTCGCCGAGTTCGGTGGGCTGGAGAGCGACGAGCGAGGACCTGGAAGAACCATGGCCCGGATGGGGTTCAGGTTCGACCCGACCGTGGCCGAGTGGGACGCCGAAGTCTTCGACGTGCTCAGCGAAGAGGCCGGCGTCGATCTCTACCCCATCGGGGAGTCCGACCGCCGCAACAGCTACCTGGGCGTCGCCCCGAACGGTGCGGTCTACATCGGCATGGACACCGTCACGCTGCTGGCGGAAACCGCGGACCGGGCGCTGGAGAAGCTCGTCGAGGGGATCCGTTAG
- a CDS encoding helix-turn-helix domain-containing protein: MNGESADEPGWDVSPEDEIAAVVESTGRQVRLWREAAGLRVVEFGRAIGYGEDLVRKVERGARIPRADFLDRADEVLNAGGRLKAFKEDMEKARYPKKVRELKMLEERAVELLLYSNHNIHGLLQTAEYAQALFETRQPTYPPEVVERETVARMSRKVIYERSPAPAFSFIQEEVTLRRPIGGKMKLRRQLEHLLEVGELRSVSLQVMPTDREDHAGMQGLIEVLKFGDGTAVGRSDGAFNGRPVSDPKDLRILELRYGMIRAQALTPRESLAFIEQMLGET; encoded by the coding sequence ATGAACGGCGAGAGCGCGGACGAGCCAGGGTGGGACGTCAGCCCCGAGGACGAGATCGCTGCGGTGGTGGAGTCGACCGGCCGCCAGGTCAGGCTCTGGCGCGAGGCCGCAGGGTTGCGGGTGGTCGAGTTCGGGCGGGCGATCGGGTACGGGGAGGACCTGGTCCGCAAGGTGGAGCGCGGGGCGCGGATTCCGCGGGCGGACTTCCTGGACCGGGCGGACGAGGTCCTGAACGCCGGCGGCCGTCTCAAGGCGTTCAAGGAGGACATGGAGAAGGCCCGCTACCCGAAGAAGGTGCGCGAGCTGAAGATGCTGGAGGAGCGGGCGGTCGAGCTGCTGCTGTACAGCAACCACAACATCCATGGGTTGTTGCAGACGGCGGAGTATGCGCAGGCGCTGTTCGAGACGCGCCAGCCCACGTACCCGCCGGAAGTGGTGGAACGTGAGACCGTCGCGCGCATGAGCCGGAAGGTGATCTACGAGCGGTCGCCTGCCCCAGCGTTCAGCTTCATTCAGGAAGAGGTGACGCTTCGACGCCCGATCGGAGGGAAGATGAAGCTGCGCCGACAGCTCGAACACCTTCTGGAAGTAGGCGAGTTGAGGAGTGTCTCCCTTCAAGTCATGCCGACCGACCGAGAGGATCATGCCGGGATGCAGGGGCTGATCGAGGTACTGAAGTTCGGCGACGGTACGGCAGTCGGGCGTTCCGACGGCGCGTTCAACGGCCGCCCTGTCTCGGACCCGAAAGACCTGCGGATCCTCGAACTGCGGTATGGCATGATCCGGGCCCAAGCTCTCACCCCGAGGGAGTCGCTGGCCTTCATCGAGCAAATGTTGGGAGAGACATGA
- a CDS encoding ATP-binding protein produces the protein MNRETGHSGEQLVEPVRNFSVLLSPTPRGARLARLLAVEQLRSWELPLSPADQIVAELAANAATHGHVPGRDFRLTLYVVGDTLRVEVTDTRGDRLPRARATDPGAERGRGLLLVAALAGRWGATPGPAPRKTVWAELALPAAGSRIPTSR, from the coding sequence ATGAACCGAGAAACCGGCCACTCCGGCGAACAACTCGTCGAGCCCGTCCGGAACTTCAGTGTGCTGCTGTCCCCCACGCCACGCGGCGCCCGTCTGGCCCGGCTGCTCGCCGTCGAGCAACTCCGTTCTTGGGAGCTCCCATTGAGCCCGGCCGATCAGATCGTCGCCGAGCTCGCGGCCAACGCGGCGACCCACGGGCACGTGCCGGGGCGGGACTTCCGGCTGACCCTGTACGTCGTCGGCGACACCCTCCGTGTCGAGGTGACCGACACGCGGGGCGACCGGCTTCCCCGGGCCCGCGCGACAGACCCCGGCGCCGAACGCGGCCGTGGTCTGCTCCTCGTGGCGGCCCTCGCCGGACGATGGGGCGCGACGCCCGGACCCGCCCCTCGCAAGACCGTCTGGGCCGAACTCGCCCTCCCCGCCGCCGGATCGCGGATCCCAACGTCCCGGTGA
- a CDS encoding Uma2 family endonuclease produces MTIAPDDAQQGASHLYRTMRGFVQSMDDTLPGKFEITREGIVHDMMSPGGPHEVTAAHISRRLEKVMPDELLAHNGTPDVENEPEGIMRHPDVMVIAWTDLDTEASIDPRAVIAAVEVVSRSNPDNDWVGKMRDYPLIGIPVYAVFDPRTGTGAVLGDIHATPEGPRYATRKDFVYGEDVTIAEWTISTRNLPRYRS; encoded by the coding sequence ATGACCATCGCCCCGGACGACGCGCAGCAGGGCGCCTCCCACCTGTACCGGACCATGAGGGGCTTCGTTCAGTCCATGGATGACACCCTCCCCGGCAAATTCGAGATCACCAGGGAAGGGATCGTCCACGACATGATGTCGCCGGGAGGGCCGCACGAGGTCACGGCAGCGCATATCAGCCGTCGGCTGGAGAAGGTCATGCCGGACGAGCTACTGGCCCACAACGGCACCCCGGACGTGGAGAACGAACCCGAAGGCATCATGCGCCACCCCGACGTCATGGTGATCGCCTGGACCGATCTGGACACCGAGGCCTCGATCGATCCACGCGCCGTTATCGCCGCCGTCGAGGTCGTCTCCCGTTCCAACCCGGACAACGACTGGGTCGGCAAGATGCGTGACTACCCGCTGATCGGCATCCCCGTCTACGCCGTCTTCGACCCCCGCACCGGCACGGGCGCCGTCCTCGGCGACATCCACGCCACTCCCGAGGGCCCGCGTTACGCGACCCGCAAGGACTTCGTCTACGGCGAGGACGTCACCATCGCCGAGTGGACCATCTCGACCCGGAACCTGCCGCGCTACAGGAGCTAG
- a CDS encoding DUF397 domain-containing protein, which yields MTHGTSVEAASELEWFKSSYSSSSEAGDCVEVALEWFKSSYSDSSNGNDCVEIAPTPTTIHLRDSKNPQGPHLTFAPTAWAAFLPYATQA from the coding sequence ATGACCCACGGGACCTCGGTCGAGGCAGCTTCCGAGCTGGAGTGGTTCAAGAGCAGCTACAGCAGCAGCAGCGAGGCTGGTGACTGCGTCGAAGTCGCGTTGGAGTGGTTCAAGAGCAGCTACAGCGACAGCAGCAACGGAAACGACTGCGTCGAGATAGCCCCCACCCCCACCACGATCCACCTCCGCGACTCCAAGAACCCCCAGGGCCCGCACCTCACCTTCGCTCCCACCGCATGGGCAGCCTTCCTCCCGTACGCCACGCAGGCGTGA
- a CDS encoding helix-turn-helix domain-containing protein, whose protein sequence is MGSQNLSAPSCAQHRVPRGVTHVNVRHSARFTVVGNHLAQHRELTLTAIGLALHIQSLAEGARVDIKSLAARLPEGEVRIAAALRELEAHGYLSRRRERLPSGRIVTYTVSYNQPRGLVEPAVRSPASGPVHVPELPPGPGPVHESAPVQAPSPGPEPGPAPAPNSATVSPVPQAPPSEAAPTPQSTPGRAPAPAPAPAPARRLPTPDTDNPDRDRAATALLAGLHREDPRLLLAERDVHRLAPAVVAWLERGAAPEAVRLTLTGGLPRERLHHPASLLAHRLTKLLPPRLPAIAPPSARSHPQRSQPQPLQNCDGCDRAFRAPDPGRCRDCRSVPLEAA, encoded by the coding sequence ATGGGTTCCCAAAACCTTAGCGCGCCCTCGTGCGCCCAGCACCGCGTTCCACGGGGTGTCACCCACGTCAACGTCCGCCATTCCGCCCGTTTCACAGTGGTCGGCAACCACCTCGCCCAGCACCGCGAGCTGACCCTCACGGCGATCGGGCTCGCCCTGCACATCCAGTCGCTGGCCGAGGGCGCCCGCGTGGACATCAAGTCGCTCGCCGCGCGTCTGCCCGAGGGAGAGGTGCGGATCGCGGCGGCCCTGCGGGAGTTGGAGGCGCACGGCTACCTTTCCCGCAGGCGGGAGCGGCTACCGAGCGGGCGGATCGTCACGTACACGGTGTCGTACAACCAGCCCCGCGGGCTCGTCGAGCCGGCGGTGCGGTCGCCTGCGTCCGGCCCCGTGCACGTGCCCGAACTCCCGCCCGGCCCCGGACCGGTTCATGAGTCGGCCCCCGTCCAGGCTCCCTCTCCCGGCCCGGAGCCAGGACCAGCGCCCGCGCCGAACTCCGCCACCGTGAGCCCCGTCCCGCAGGCGCCCCCATCCGAGGCCGCGCCCACACCCCAATCCACGCCAGGACGGGCACCGGCACCGGCACCGGCACCGGCACCGGCACGTCGTCTCCCCACCCCCGACACCGACAACCCGGACCGGGACCGCGCGGCCACCGCCCTCCTCGCGGGCCTGCACCGCGAGGACCCGCGCCTGCTGCTCGCGGAACGCGATGTGCACCGTCTCGCCCCAGCCGTAGTCGCCTGGCTGGAACGCGGCGCCGCCCCCGAGGCCGTACGCCTCACCCTGACGGGCGGGCTCCCCCGCGAACGCCTGCACCACCCGGCGTCCCTCCTGGCCCACCGACTCACCAAACTGCTCCCACCGCGCCTGCCCGCCATCGCCCCACCTAGCGCGCGATCACACCCACAGCGCTCGCAGCCGCAGCCGCTCCAGAACTGCGACGGCTGCGACCGCGCCTTCCGCGCCCCGGACCCCGGCCGCTGCCGCGACTGCCGATCCGTTCCCCTGGAGGCCGCCTAG